In Silene latifolia isolate original U9 population chromosome 3, ASM4854445v1, whole genome shotgun sequence, a single window of DNA contains:
- the LOC141646354 gene encoding uncharacterized protein LOC141646354: MDILERPFYDRLELSEEIVKIVECDDKERFLSLISKFPDSVCMHVVELCASFHARKCLLAIIQGEVSISALEIYEKFVPHFPETPTPLAIVASFFHEAYDIIDLLLKRGPVEHAKIKGHASQTVTDDSPCAYPLDHLLTSLSDEPRLCIWAPGTSLNKLIILLCQWETNSSLKSARLLAPHTDGINDMAWTYVRDGRLVSLAALLLVAQEKVFVPFDSGLTIRQRIVEIVDALRREGDLDHEAVKYQSMLVEARELLDIFQRAGDALSLYCSSLQEYVPPHKVLIDVANVLKKTGHALRPMDHDLRDIYSECPELKDASLFKLSDPESSYNKYLLSPSLTRGQGFCPTGRSYPSVGDCQLFHRLKSGPKLDLMRSASMPRLLRTAARQVDDGVSGISMKHLAIIAVRLNRGIKF, from the exons ATGGATATCTTGGAAAGGCCCTTCTATGACAGACTAGAACTGTCTGAGGAAATAGTTAAGATTGTCGAATGTGATGACAAAGAACGCTTCTTGTCGTTGATCTCAAAATTTCCTGATTCTGTATGCATGCATGTGGTAGAGCTTTGTGCATCTTTTCATGCCAGAAAGTGTTTGCTTGCAATAATCCAAGGGGAGGTGTCCATATCTGCCCTAGAAATTTATGAGaaatttgtacctcactttcccgAAACACCCACACCTCTTGCCATTGTTGCTAGTTTCTTCCATGAAGCGTATGATATTATTGACCTATTGCTCAAGCGAGGCCCAGTGGAGCATGCCAAAATTAAGGGTCATGCGTCTCAAACGGTTACTGATGATTCTCCATGTGCCTATCCGCTAGACCATTTGCTCACGTCTTTGAG TGATGAACCGCGTCTGTGTATATGGGCTCCAGGCACTTCTCTCAACAAACTTATTATTTTACTTTGCCAGTGGGAGACG AACTCAAGTTTGAAAAGTGCACGGTTGCTTGCTCCACACACTGATGGGATCAATGATATGGCATGGACATATGTTAGAGATGGAAGATTGGTATCATTGGCAGCTTTGCTTCTTGTGGCTCAAGAAAAGGTCTTTGTTCCATTTGACTCGG GCTTGACAATTAGACAACGCATTGTGGAAATTGTGGATGCATTGCGCCGCGAGGGTGATCTTGACCATGAAGCAGTTAAATATCAGTCCATGCTTGTAGAAGCCCGCGAGTTGCTTGATATTTTTCAGAGGGCTGGTGATGCCTTGAGCTTATATTGTAGTTCACTGCAAGAATAC GTTCCTCCACACAAAGTATTGATTGATGTCGCTAATGTGCTTAAGAAGACTGGTCATGCACTGCGGCCGATGGACCATGACCTGAGAGATATTTACAG CGAATGCCCTGAGTTAAAAGACGCAAGTTTGTTCAAGCTGTCAG ATCCCGAAAGCTCGTACAACAAATACCTTTTATCCCCGTCTCTTACTCGTGGCCAAGGTTTTTGTCCAACAGGCCGCAGTTATCCTAGT gtcggAGATTGCCAGTTATTTCACAGGCTTAAGTCAGGTCCAAAGCTAGATCTTATGCGTTCTGCTTCCATGCCAAGGCTGCTCAGAACGGCGGCTAGGCAGGTCGACGATGGTGTTTCCGGTATTTCAATGAAGCATTTGGCGATCATTGCCGTACGACTTAATAGAGGGATTAAGTTTTAA